A genomic region of Papaver somniferum cultivar HN1 chromosome 7, ASM357369v1, whole genome shotgun sequence contains the following coding sequences:
- the LOC113299477 gene encoding oxysterol-binding protein-related protein 1D-like — MNPLCCIAPVSIERDRSNNPSVVKTSTDSSPLSIGYENASSNVNRNNNGIGSNKQQTYSAQVSSVGTDYDFPPPYTIDHHDLATVSESVRGDHSCFGNGSNSVAGILYKWVNYGKGWRSRWFMLEDGVLSYYKIHGPHKISMNSAREKGAKVIGQESMRYMRKATSFTNGLSRSSSSKRWKPLGEIHLKVSSIRASKSDDKRLSIFSGTKTLHLRCVSREDRAKWIEALLSAKDLFPRILTSSDFAPSEDIVVSTEKLRSRLLQERLSETVVGDCESIMLSELSELQNQLKGLQRKHIALLDTLRQLETEKVELETTVVDETKGRKSYCGPANGRLSDFYSIMSEGSGSDSDACNESQDGGDAESDEEDGIFFDTRDFLSAESLRSVSYRSREGTGNACNSLTNDKDSFFSDHIREVDLEIKTVYYPHVKRRDRLPEPKEKEKPIGLWSIIKDNIGKDLSGVCLPVYFNEPLSSLQKCFEDLEYSYLVDRALEWGKQGNSLLRILNIAAFAVSGYASTEGRHCKPFNPLLGETYEADYPDKGLRFFSEKVSHHPTIVACHCDGRGWKFWADSNLKGKFWGRSIQLDPVGVLSLQFEDGEMFQWSKVTTSIYNIILGKIYCDHYGTMRVKGSGDYSCKLKFKEQSVIDRNPHQVQGFVQDNRTGQKVAMLVGKWDEAMYYVLGDPTTKPKGYDPMSEAVLLWEREKSVTLTRYNLTPFAISLNELTPGLQQILPPTDSRLRPDQRHLENGEYELANAEKLRLEQLQRQARRLQERGWQPKWFRKGKEDDCYRYVGGYWEARENKKWDEIPDIFGQSSTDGSPCLEEDEMRHAQFSSSRALTWEPSTHQML; from the exons ATGAATCCGTTATGCTGTATAGCACCAGTATCAATAGAAAGAGATCGAAGTAATAATCCATCCGTTGTAAAAACATCGACAGATTCATCACCATTATCAATAGGGTATGAGAACGCATCATCAAATGTTAATAGAAATAATAATGGGATTGgatcaaataaacaacaaacatATTCGGCTCAAGTATCATCAGTAGGTACAGATTATGATTTTCCACCACCGTATACAATAGATCATCATGATTTAGCAACAGtaagtgaatcagttagaggagaTCATTCGTGTTTTGGGAATGGGAGTAATAGTGTCGCTGGGATTTTATATAAATGGGTTAATTATGGGAAAGGATGGAGATCTAGATGGTTTATGCTTGAAGATGGGGTTCTTTCTTATTATAAGATACATGGTCCTCATAAAATATCAATGAATTCTGCTAGAGAAAAGGGAGCTAAAGTTATTGGGCAAGAGTCTATGAGGTATATGAGAAAGGCTACTAGTTTTACTAATGGTTTATCAAGATCTTCTTCCTCCAAGCGTTGGAAACCCTTGGGAGAAATACATTTGAAG GTTTCTTCAATTCGTGCGAGCAAGTCAGATGATaaaagactttccattttttcgGGAACTAAGACTCTACATTTGCGGTGTGTATCTAGAGAGGACAGGGCCAAATGGATTGAGGCTCTGCTGTCAGCTAAAGATCTTTTTCCTAGAATTTTGACAAGCAGCGACTTCGCACCCTCTGAAGACATTGTTGTTTCAACCGAGAAGCTACGATCACGACTCCTGCAGGAAAGATTGAGTGAAACAGTTGTTGGAGACTGTGAATCAATTATGCTCTCTGAACTCTCTGAGCTGCAAAATCAGCTGAAGGGTCTTCAGCGTAAACATATTGCCCTGCTTGACACATTGAGGCAGTTGGAG ACAGAGAAAGTAGAGCTGGAAACCACTGTGGTCGATGAAACTAAGGGACGCAAGTCATACTGCGGACCAGCAAATGGAAGATTGAGTG ATTTCTATTCCATCATGTCAGAGGGCAGTGGAAGTGATTCTGATGCATGTAATGAGAGTCAAGATGGAGGGGATGCCGAGTCAGATGAGGAAGATGGCATATTTTTTGATACAAGGGATTTTTTGTCCGCAGAGTCTCTGAGAAGTGTTTCGTACCGTTCAAGGGAGGGCACAGGAAATGCCTGTAATTCCTTAACAAATGACAAGGATTCTTTCTTTTCTGACCATATCCGTGAGGTTGATTTGGAGATTAAGACAGTATATTATCCCCATGTCAAGAGAAGAGATAGATTGCCTGAACCAAAAGAAAAGGAGAAGCCTATTGGTCTGTGGTCTATAATAAAAGATAATATCGGAAAAGATTTGTCTGGAGTTTGCCTCCCTGTTTACTTCAATGAGCCACTCTCTTCATTACAGAAGTGCTTTGAGGATTTGGAGTATTCATATTTGGTTGATCGAGCCCTAGAATGGGGCAAGCAG GGAAATAGCTTGTTGAGAATCCTAAATATTGCGGCATTTGCAGTGTCGGGTTATGCTTCAACAGAAGGTCGGCACTGCAAGCCTTTCAACCCTCTCCTTGGGGAGACTTATGAGGCTGATTATCCAGACAAAGGTCTTCGCTTCTTCTCTGAAAAG GTGAGTCACCACCCTACAATCGTTGCTTGTCATTGTGATGGAAGAGGCTGGAAGTTCTGGGCAGACTCTAACCTGAAAGGGAAGTTTTGGGGGCGTTCAATCCAGCTTGACCCTGTTGGAGTTCTTTCACTGCAGTTTGAAGATGGAGAGATGTTTCAATGGAGCAAGGTTACCACTTCCATCTATAACATCATCCTTGGTAAAATCTACTGTGATCATTATGGGACTATGCGAGTAAAGGGGAGTGGTGATTACTCGTGCAAGTTGAAATTCAAAGAACAATCTGTAATTGATCGAAACCCTCACCAG GTTCAAGGATTCGTTCAAGATAATAGAACTGGACAGAAGGTAGCTATGTTAGTAGGGAAGTGGGATGAAGCAATGTACTATGTTCTAGGAGATCCGACTACAAAGCCGAAGGGATACGACCCCATGTCAGAAGCTGTGCTTTTGTGGGAGCGAGAAAAATCTGTTACCCTGACTAGATATAATCTCACACCCTTTGCAATCTCTTTGAACGAATTGACACCTGGTCTACAACAAATATTGCCTCCAACTGACTCAAGACTCAGACCAGATCAAAGGCACTTGGAGAATGGTGAATATGAGTTGGCAAATGCAGAGAAACTAAGGCTTGAGCAGCTACAAAGACAG GCGAGGAGGTTGCAGGAAAGAGGATGGCAACCGAAATGGTTCAGGAAGGGTAAGGAAGATGATTGTTACAGGTATGTAGGTGGATACTGGGAAGCAAGGGAGAATAAAAAATGGGACGAGATTCCAGATATTTTTGGTCAGAGTAGTACAGATGGTTCTCCCTGCTTGGAAGAAGATGAAATGCGTCATGCACAATTTTCGTCAAGTCGAGCATTAACATGGGAACCGAGTACTCATCAAATGTTGTAA